A segment of the Nitrospiria bacterium genome:
ATGCCGAGAATCTCGGCGGAACCGGGCAGTTTGTCTTTCAAGGCCGCAAAGAAGGCGAGATCCCCCTTTCGCGAGGGTATTTTGATCCTCACCCGGCCCGTGGTCATGTGAGAAATGTAAGCCTCGGGAAGCATCAGCTGTTCGTCCCGCTCTGGGATTCCGCCGCTCCGACGACTTCTTTATGAACCTCCGCGATCTCGGCCTTGGTTTCGGCGACGAGATCCTCGATCACCTCGCCCGCTTCGGCCACCGCTTCCTTGCCCCGCTCATAGAGGAGGATTCCCCCCTTGAGGGCGGCCTTGGCCAAGGGTTTGGCGACGGCGGCCACCGCCGGAATGACGATCGGCGCCAAAATCGCGGCACCGATGCCGATCGCAAGCCCCGTCATGAGATTGCCCCTGAAACCGTTCTCCAAAAGAGCCATTTTAATCCTCCTTGTTTGGTATTGAATAACGATCTGTGGTGGTGAATGCGCCTCGAATATTGTTGCTCAGGCTGTCTTGCGCAGGATTCCTAATTCGACTTCAGGAATGATGCGTAGAGGAGATCTGCTTCGGTGTTCCATTCGCCCGACAGGCTGACCGAAAAGAGGGAAACGTGGTGCAGTTCTGAACGCGAAACGTGAACCCGTATCGATTGCTGGGCTGATCTTGCTCTAAACGAATTATATAGAAATGAGCGGTGCCTGTCCAGCGGCTTATCCATTACTTGCCTACAGGGAAAATCGCTTCCTTTTGATAAGGCGTCCGCGTGCTTGGCCCGCCGGTCGCCGAGCCCGTGAAAATTTACACTCTATTAACCGCTCCTTGATCGAGGCTTAACAACGAATACTTATAGTCATACTATAGAAAACCAAAAGCCGATGAAACGAGCACGGGAAAAAGAAGGAGAGCGAGGAATGGAAATCCTGCGATTGAAAAAAAT
Coding sequences within it:
- a CDS encoding DUF5132 domain-containing protein translates to MALLENGFRGNLMTGLAIGIGAAILAPIVIPAVAAVAKPLAKAALKGGILLYERGKEAVAEAGEVIEDLVAETKAEIAEVHKEVVGAAESQSGTNS